Proteins from a genomic interval of Hoplias malabaricus isolate fHopMal1 chromosome 13, fHopMal1.hap1, whole genome shotgun sequence:
- the ppp1r27a gene encoding protein phosphatase 1 regulatory subunit 27 codes for MKYSYQYPVSQYTRHSAYTPTTHYTPSLYTTKNYSTISYSSSYHSSTKYTPSHYTPPAYTPAYKSTSTYSVFSKPTRQGSSYRSPVSQTPTVAVKPARTVRFTNDIMLQDYIRQGDLEMIGRFMRARKVRADTIFPSGMAALHEAVLSGNLECVKLLVKYGADVHQKDEDGWTPLHMACSDGYPEIARYLLSLGASTEAENENGEKPADLIDTDCKELIKMFGVGCV; via the exons ATGAAGTACAGCTACCAATACCCAGTGTCCCAGTACACACGCCACAGCGCATACACCCCAacaacacactatacaccaagcCTTTACACCACAAAGAATTACTCCACTATCTCCTATTCCTCCAGCTACCACAGCTCAACGAAGTACACTCCATCACACTACACCCCACCTGCCTACACTCCTGCTTACAAAAGTACCTCCACGTACTCCGTCTTCAGCAAACCAACACGCCAAGGAAGCAGCTACCGCTCACCTGTCTCCCAGACTCCCACCGTAGCGGTCAAACCTGCCAGGACTGTACGCTTCACCAATGACATCATGCTCCAAGACTACATCAGGCAAGGGGATCTGGAAATGATCGGTCGATTCATGAGGGCCAGGAAAGTGCGAGCTGACACCATATTCCCCTCTG GCATGGCAGCTCTCCATGAGGCTGTCCTCTCTGGAAACCTGGAGTGTGTGAAGCTCCTCGTAAAGTATGGAGCAGATGTTCACCAGAAAGATGAGGATGGATGGACGCCTCTTCACATGGCCTGCAGTGACGGCTACCCTGAGATCGCACG GTATCTACTTTCTCTGGGTGCCAGTACAGAAGCTGAGAATGAGAATGGGGAGAAACCAGCTGACCTTATTGACACCGACTGCAAAGAGTTGATTAAAATGTTCGGAGTGGGCTGTGTCTAA
- the mcrip1 gene encoding mapk-regulated corepressor-interacting protein 1 has translation MTSSSTPRMHTYKRTSSPRSPTNTGELFTPAHEENVRFIHDTWLCVLRDIKSPQNSERGPQEYVEKNPNPNLHSFTPVDLSDLKKRNTQDSKKS, from the exons ATGACTAG TTCCTCTACACCAAGAATGCATACATACAAAAGGACTTCTAGCCCTCGGTCCCCAACGAATACTGGGGAACTCTTTACACCAGCACATGAAGAAAATGTGCGCTTTATCCATGACA CATGGCTGTGCGTTCTAAGAGATATTAAGTCACCTCAAAACAGTGAACGTGGACCACAAGAATACGTGGAGAAAAACCCAAATCCTAACCTCCATT CCTTCACACCAGTCGACCTAAGTGACCTCAAGAAACGCAACACACAAGATTCCAAGAAGTCT